The DNA sequence CTCATTGCCAATAAATCTTCTGGCACTGTATACGGCATGACCAAGCCCCAGAGCTTCTTTTTGGCGGACATAATGGATATCGACCATCTCAGCAATATGTTTGACCATATCGAGCAATTCGGACTTTTCTCCGTTTTTTAGAAATAGTTCAAGTTCTACAGAACGGTCAAAATGATCCTCAATGGCTCTTTTGTTTCTTCCTGTGACAATAATGACATCTTCAATACCGGATTGAACCGCTTCTTCAATGATGTACTGAATGGTCGGTTTGTCTACGATTGGCAGCATTTCTTTGGGTTGAGCTTTGGTCGCAGGAAGAAATCTTGTACCCAATCCAGCCGCGGGTATGACTGCTTTACGAATTTTCTGCAAGATTTTTCCTCCTTTTTTTGTTGTTGCTTTGGTTGTTTTTGAACAATCCGAGTTTAGTATGCCGAATTTATCTTACTTTTATGTTTTTTTCTTAATGGCCGCTCCTTTGCCTCCATGGAACCGCGGCATTAGTCCATCCGTGGACTTGCCGCTCCTTTCCCTCCATGGAACCGCGGCATTAGTCCATCCGTGGACGTCAAACGCCTCAAATGACTACTCAAATGAGGCGTTTTCGATATCCAGGATTTTCTTCAGGGTTTTTTATGAAAATTAAAACTTTTTAAGAGATTCTATTTTAGCGGGTTTTTCTTCTTTTGCTCGGGCAATGCTGCATTTTCCTGTACCCGGTCAACAATCCCGTATTCTTTAGCTTCTTCAGCGGACATATAGTAGTCACGGTCCGTATCCTGCTCGACTTTGTCCAAAGGCTGGCCGGTTCTTTCGGCAAGAATCCTGTTCATTTTGTTTTTCGTTTTCAGCAACTGTTTGGCGTGAATTTCAATTTCTGTAGCCTGCCCCGATAAACCTCCCCCGGCAATTAACGGCTGGTGAATCAGGATCTCAGCATTCGGCAGGGCAGCACGCTTACCTTTCGTGCCGGCGGCAAGCAGGAAGGCACCCATACTGGCAGCCATTCCAATACAAATGGTCTGTACGTCAGGCCTGATGTACTGCATCGTGTCGTAGATGGCCATCCCGGCAGTAATGGACCCTCCGGGACTGTTGATATAGATAAAAACGTCCTTTTCAGGATCTTCCGCCTCGAGGAAAAGCAATTGCGCAACGACAACATTGGCAACGTTATCATCGATTGCTCCACCCAGGAAAATAATACGGTCTTTGAGGAGCCTAGAATAGATGTCGTAAGAACGTTCACCGCGATTCGTTTGTTCAACTACCATCGGGATAAGATAACTCATATTTATTCCCTCCATCATTGATTGTTAATTTTGATATGTCTCTATTTTATTACAAAGGTCAATAAAGGTCAAATAATTTGGGCAAATTTTGGTCATTTCTTTGTTTATGTTCTATCATTGATTTCTTTCTTAATAATAATTTTTTTCTTATGATGATTTTTTTCATAGTTATTTTGATTAATTACCAATCGTGCGTTTGTCTAAACATCCGAACAGAATACATATCATCTTTCCGGTTAAAATAATCCTAGTACGACGTTCTCAAATTCCCTGCTCAAATCATTCATACAAGCTTGATTACCCTAAATGAGGTCTGGGGGCCACAATTCCAGCGTCAATTTATCAATCCCATAAATGTACTGGAGGCTTGAAAAGTATGAATCTTTTACCGTTCCGTCCAATGCGGAATGCAGATCAATTGCGCCGTGAAATCAATAGGCTTTATAGTCTGCCGTTTGATCTTTTCGAAGACGAGTTCGCTCCGCGCTTGGCCGTTCCATTTACCGACGTCTATGAAACCGACGAAGAGATCATTGTTTCCTGCGATCTGCCAGGACTGCAAAGAAGAGAAGATGTAAGCATTCAGATTGAAAACAACATGATAACCATCAGCGGCACTTTAAACCGCGAACAGCACGTGATTCAGGAAGATCGCCTACACAAAAAAGAAAGGTATACCGGTCTATTCCGCCGCTCCGTCTCTCTTCCGGCGGCCGTTTCCATTGATAATGTCAGGGCAATTTATAAAAACGGTGTTTTGAATGTATTCCTGCCCAAGACAGACAGCAGGGAGAAAAAGTCTGTGCAGATTGAGTTTCAGCATTAGTAGATCGCGAAACTGTGGCCCATAGACTATCATAAGGTCGTTTAAGTATGTCTTCCTGCCAGAAGATTGCTTGTGTGGTTATTCCTATTTGCCAAAAAATAATAAATAAATTTTTGTTGGTTATCGACAATAAACTGTTATAATGTATAAGGATAACTTTCACATCTTATGCTTTTATTTGAAGGGAGAATATTCGTGCCTAAAGTAATGATTTTCTCTGCGTCTACAGGACACGGACACAATCAGGCCGCAGACTGTCTGAAAAAGGAGCTTGAAGCTTCAGGCTATTCCGTCCGGATTGTAGAACCCTTAAAAAAAGAGGAAAGCTGGATCATGGAAGCCCTTATCGATGACGGTTATCATATACTCGCAACAAGATTACCGAAAATGTACGGTAAACTATATAAGATTACCTATAACGAGTTCTTAAATAAAAATGTCAAAAGAATTTTAAACAGGGCCATGGATAGTGTCATCGAACAGCTGATTCAGGAGTACAAGCCCGACCTGCTTATTACCACCCATCCTCTTCATGTCGGTGTTGTTTCCTATTTAAAAGCATCCGGACGCTTAAATCTGCCTTTTATTTCGCTGGTTACAGATTATATGGCCCATCAGTTTTATGTGAATAGTTTTGTTGATGCCTACATTGTTGGTTCACCTTACACCAAAGATACGCTTACGGAAAAAGGTGTTCCTGAAAACAAAATACACATTTTCGGTATTCCGGTACGGGAAGAATTTCGCCAGCCCCGCCTTATCAGAAATAATGACGTATTTACACTGCTGATCATGGGTGGGAGCATGGGCATCCCCTATATCAGAAAATGCCTGAAAACGCTTATGGAGAACCGGCATCATCTTCGCATCCTGGTCGTATGCGGAAGCAATCGCAAGCTTTGGACTGATCTTGCGAAAAAGTATGCAGGTACCTTTAACGACAAAGATGTCGTCATTTACGGTTTCACATCGAACATCTATGACCTGATGGACCAGTCCGATGTGATTATTACAAAACCCGGCGGTCT is a window from the Dehalobacter sp. DCA genome containing:
- the clpP gene encoding ATP-dependent Clp endopeptidase proteolytic subunit ClpP; this translates as MSYLIPMVVEQTNRGERSYDIYSRLLKDRIIFLGGAIDDNVANVVVAQLLFLEAEDPEKDVFIYINSPGGSITAGMAIYDTMQYIRPDVQTICIGMAASMGAFLLAAGTKGKRAALPNAEILIHQPLIAGGGLSGQATEIEIHAKQLLKTKNKMNRILAERTGQPLDKVEQDTDRDYYMSAEEAKEYGIVDRVQENAALPEQKKKNPLK
- a CDS encoding Hsp20/alpha crystallin family protein, producing MNLLPFRPMRNADQLRREINRLYSLPFDLFEDEFAPRLAVPFTDVYETDEEIIVSCDLPGLQRREDVSIQIENNMITISGTLNREQHVIQEDRLHKKERYTGLFRRSVSLPAAVSIDNVRAIYKNGVLNVFLPKTDSREKKSVQIEFQH
- a CDS encoding MGDG synthase family glycosyltransferase, coding for MPKVMIFSASTGHGHNQAADCLKKELEASGYSVRIVEPLKKEESWIMEALIDDGYHILATRLPKMYGKLYKITYNEFLNKNVKRILNRAMDSVIEQLIQEYKPDLLITTHPLHVGVVSYLKASGRLNLPFISLVTDYMAHQFYVNSFVDAYIVGSPYTKDTLTEKGVPENKIHIFGIPVREEFRQPRLIRNNDVFTLLIMGGSMGIPYIRKCLKTLMENRHHLRILVVCGSNRKLWTDLAKKYAGTFNDKDVVIYGFTSNIYDLMDQSDVIITKPGGLTVSEAINKNIPIIIPFFIPGQEEENTEILVKAGVAVRTSRISELNPLIDSFCLNPGLLEEMRKNASDLARQLSPGSIVGLADQLLYESPQVKEYQRAHQS